A genome region from Gemmatimonadota bacterium includes the following:
- a CDS encoding sulfatase-like hydrolase/transferase has translation MDYNNRPNVLILMSDQHRADWMTCAGNNTVPTPMIDRVAARGVRFENAYCPYPVCTASRMSLLTGLYAHNTGAINNSDRLDWRYRTVAHHFADHGYLTSLIGKMHFNDAHNHGFASYLSINDWLMYLGPKVGHYANEIANHAIGEGFFHSVFDTGSGFPDVSVLWDGASPWAGNVARWDFSSTASPLDAEDHLDMFVARESVKFMREYRDQPFFLVASFMKPHPPFYPPREWAEQFSPESVDLVEVGDSSQYPRHIQQRIDRTQGMGEKRLRAHKAGYMGNLSFVDYCIGRVLDGLEELGLVEDTIVVYTSDHGEMGGEHGLYQKFCMFEPAVKVPLIVSCPSRFPEDRVASALTEYFGLYPTLSELCGLAAPDRTTLVDFEGACETMDAESFASVVRDPNTQGPDAAFSEHGLRSHMPQYMVRGERFKYVYNDGGSRHELYDLENDPGECINLIDNRDFVAVRADLQGRLFAWYDPDSNPYCER, from the coding sequence TTGGATTATAATAATCGTCCCAATGTTCTGATTTTGATGAGCGATCAACACCGCGCGGATTGGATGACGTGTGCCGGGAATAATACGGTGCCTACGCCGATGATAGATCGCGTGGCTGCGCGTGGGGTGCGGTTTGAGAATGCCTATTGTCCCTATCCGGTGTGTACGGCTTCGCGTATGTCGTTGTTGACGGGTTTGTACGCTCATAATACGGGGGCTATTAACAATAGCGATCGGTTGGATTGGCGCTATCGCACGGTGGCACACCATTTTGCGGATCACGGATATTTGACGAGTTTGATCGGCAAGATGCATTTTAACGATGCACATAATCACGGTTTTGCGTCGTATTTGTCGATTAACGATTGGTTGATGTATTTGGGTCCGAAGGTGGGGCATTATGCGAATGAGATTGCCAATCACGCGATAGGTGAGGGGTTTTTCCATTCGGTTTTTGATACGGGTAGTGGGTTTCCCGATGTGTCGGTGCTGTGGGATGGCGCAAGTCCATGGGCGGGCAATGTGGCGCGGTGGGATTTTTCGAGTACGGCTTCGCCGCTCGATGCCGAGGATCATCTGGATATGTTTGTGGCGCGCGAGTCTGTGAAGTTTATGCGCGAGTATCGCGATCAGCCGTTTTTTCTGGTGGCGAGTTTTATGAAGCCCCATCCGCCTTTTTATCCGCCTCGCGAATGGGCAGAGCAGTTTTCGCCGGAATCGGTAGATTTGGTGGAGGTGGGGGATAGTTCGCAATATCCGAGGCATATACAACAGCGTATTGATAGGACGCAGGGTATGGGTGAGAAGCGGCTTAGGGCGCATAAGGCGGGGTATATGGGCAATCTATCTTTTGTCGATTATTGCATCGGGCGCGTGCTGGATGGGCTGGAGGAGTTGGGGCTGGTGGAAGATACAATTGTGGTCTATACTTCAGATCACGGTGAGATGGGCGGTGAACACGGGTTGTATCAGAAGTTTTGTATGTTTGAACCTGCGGTGAAGGTGCCTTTGATTGTGAGTTGTCCTTCTCGTTTTCCAGAGGATCGGGTGGCTTCTGCGTTGACCGAATATTTTGGGCTGTATCCCACGCTTTCAGAGTTGTGTGGGTTGGCGGCACCCGATCGGACGACGCTGGTGGATTTTGAAGGGGCTTGCGAGACAATGGATGCGGAGAGTTTTGCCAGTGTTGTGCGCGATCCCAATACCCAGGGTCCCGATGCCGCGTTTTCCGAGCATGGGTTGCGTTCTCATATGCCCCAATATATGGTGCGGGGCGAACGGTTTAAGTACGTTTATAATGATGGGGGTTCGCGGCATGAATTATACGATTTGGAAAATGATCCGGGCGAGTGTATCAATTTGATCGATAATCGAGATTTTGTAGCTGTTCGCGCAGATTTACAGGGGCGGTTGTTCGCGTGGTACGATCCAGATTCCAACCCTTATTGTGAACGGTGA